Proteins from a genomic interval of Aquabacterium sp. J223:
- a CDS encoding ATP-binding protein — translation MFDQWLHSANAPGPDLGGDISALEEQVAHEKLRLIVDQARRVRWSILLLDLYIVWLMADIGQGWIAAVMVALHQAMHMWRWSIPRRYLARGGSALQTERHLEVVTSLTGVVRGLIAVPLFLQPVGITHYICTTVLVGQMAGATGSMVGLTRGFALWAAAMSVPTIIGWLLQGTSQTVPIGLLMVLLMAALVAVVREGAGTMHKVLSLRRQMESIAESLRHERDRAEEASRAKTRFFAAANHDLRQPLQALRYQVAQLQRWARSPPVNPKVVDLGETLAQSLDDSEKLLEGLLDISRLDAGSVPVRLRSLDVASVVEAVRMQFAAQAVAAGLDLETWVETTSADEKRATLWVNADRDHLLRILGNLVGNALKFTTAGQVRVRAGLEMGHVELSEAPAAGDVGDAAPRIVFSVEDTGPGIADEELPRIFEEFYQVGNQARDRHQGLGLGLSIVRRLVHRMEGTVSVQSTVGAGTTFRVLLPVATQPPSELQLPPTTAEGVAADALDARVLVVDDDPMLLRSLSGLLNDLGCDVRSAIDGTDAVAHVEAGFRPEILLLDHRLTEETGLEVLDRLRQRLDEVPAILLTGDTTPQLEQGADDGRFLVLHKPVSPSRLVALVRATIGVEREDHPRSSQP, via the coding sequence GCGGCGACATTTCCGCCCTAGAGGAACAGGTTGCTCACGAGAAGCTGCGGCTGATCGTCGACCAGGCCCGAAGGGTCCGGTGGTCCATCCTGCTGCTGGACCTGTACATCGTGTGGCTGATGGCGGATATCGGACAGGGCTGGATCGCCGCCGTGATGGTGGCCTTGCACCAGGCCATGCACATGTGGCGCTGGAGCATTCCCCGCCGCTACCTCGCACGTGGAGGCTCCGCCCTTCAGACCGAGCGACACCTGGAGGTGGTGACATCGCTGACCGGCGTGGTGCGCGGGTTGATCGCGGTTCCTCTCTTCCTGCAACCTGTCGGCATCACCCACTACATCTGCACCACTGTGCTGGTCGGGCAGATGGCAGGCGCCACCGGCTCCATGGTGGGACTGACCCGAGGTTTCGCCTTATGGGCGGCCGCGATGAGCGTGCCGACGATCATCGGTTGGCTGCTGCAGGGCACCTCCCAAACCGTCCCCATCGGCTTGCTGATGGTCTTGCTGATGGCGGCGCTGGTCGCGGTGGTCAGGGAGGGTGCCGGCACCATGCACAAGGTCCTGTCGCTGCGCCGGCAGATGGAATCCATCGCCGAATCGCTGCGCCATGAGCGGGATCGGGCGGAAGAGGCCAGCCGCGCCAAGACCCGTTTCTTCGCTGCGGCCAATCACGACCTGCGACAGCCGCTTCAAGCCCTCCGATACCAGGTGGCGCAGCTTCAACGGTGGGCGCGCAGCCCGCCGGTGAACCCGAAGGTGGTAGATCTTGGTGAGACGTTGGCGCAGTCGTTGGACGACAGCGAGAAATTGCTGGAGGGACTGCTCGACATCTCGCGCCTGGATGCGGGATCGGTGCCGGTTCGGCTCCGATCGCTGGACGTTGCCTCCGTCGTCGAGGCCGTCCGCATGCAGTTCGCGGCGCAGGCGGTTGCGGCAGGGCTGGATCTTGAGACCTGGGTCGAGACAACGTCCGCTGACGAGAAGCGCGCCACGCTGTGGGTGAACGCCGATCGGGATCACCTGCTGCGGATTCTCGGCAACCTGGTCGGCAACGCATTGAAGTTCACCACCGCCGGACAGGTGCGGGTCCGGGCAGGGCTTGAAATGGGGCACGTCGAGCTGTCCGAGGCGCCCGCTGCCGGTGACGTCGGTGACGCGGCGCCCCGCATCGTCTTCAGCGTCGAAGACACCGGGCCGGGGATTGCTGACGAGGAACTGCCGCGCATCTTTGAAGAGTTCTACCAGGTCGGCAACCAGGCGCGGGACCGCCATCAAGGCCTGGGGCTTGGCCTTTCCATCGTGCGACGACTGGTGCATCGCATGGAGGGCACGGTGTCGGTCCAAAGCACCGTGGGCGCGGGGACAACCTTCCGTGTGTTGTTGCCAGTCGCCACGCAACCCCCCAGTGAACTGCAGCTCCCGCCGACGACGGCTGAAGGGGTCGCAGCCGACGCCTTGGATGCGCGAGTCCTGGTGGTTGACGACGATCCCATGTTGCTCCGTTCCCTTTCCGGGCTGCTTAACGACCTCGGCTGCGACGTGCGATCCGCCATCGACGGGACCGACGCCGTCGCCCATGTCGAGGCCGGCTTTAGGCCCGAGATCCTCCTGCTTGACCACCGTTTGACCGAAGAGACGGGGCTGGAAGTGCTCGACAGGCTCCGGCAGCGGCTGGACGAGGTGCCGGCGATCCTGCTGACAGGCGACACCACGCCGCAGTTGGAGCAAGGCGCCGACGATGGCCGGTTCCTTGTGCTGCACAAGCCGGTGAGCCCGTCCCGCCTCGTGGCGCTGGTGCGCGCCACCATCGGCGTGGAGCGCGAGGATCACCCACGGTCCTCGCAGCCATGA